One Patescibacteria group bacterium genomic window carries:
- a CDS encoding prepilin-type N-terminal cleavage/methylation domain-containing protein: protein MIFKIQKFKIDSKLKIQNSELTNKGFTLIEILLYLAIVSVVLVVGTIFIWQVIEGGERANQLEELREASRFVLEKISQEVKKARNVLDPPSCQKFTNQTDCQSYWACLWQNNKCFVTCTRYNNQPDCENHNCIWSNGVCSGSEPKNLCPVDPENNKETCLTIAKPDGTMVKFYRQTYTNVKRIVQKTGNNEPVGLTSGLVDITSLKIANLSPDKGSGIIRIEMTLKHKNNPRLTFTAQSSISLRDN from the coding sequence ATGATTTTTAAAATTCAAAAATTCAAAATTGATTCAAAATTAAAAATTCAGAATTCAGAATTGACAAATAAAGGTTTTACTCTCATTGAAATTCTCTTATACTTGGCCATTGTTTCGGTAGTGCTGGTTGTCGGCACTATTTTTATTTGGCAGGTCATTGAGGGTGGCGAGCGGGCGAATCAATTAGAAGAACTGCGCGAAGCCAGCCGTTTTGTTTTAGAAAAAATCAGTCAAGAGGTAAAAAAAGCTAGAAATGTTTTAGATCCACCGAGTTGTCAGAAATTTACCAATCAAACAGATTGTCAAAGTTATTGGGCTTGTCTCTGGCAGAATAACAAATGTTTTGTTACTTGCACTAGATACAACAATCAGCCTGATTGCGAAAATCATAATTGTATCTGGAGTAACGGTGTCTGCAGTGGCAGTGAGCCAAAAAATCTCTGCCCAGTCGATCCGGAAAACAATAAAGAAACTTGTTTAACGATTGCCAAACCTGATGGAACTATGGTTAAATTTTATCGCCAAACTTATACAAATGTGAAAAGGATTGTTCAAAAAACAGGAAACAACGAGCCAGTAGGTTTGACCTCTGGCTTAGTTGACATTACTTCGTTGAAAATTGCTAATCTTTCACCCGACAAAGGATCAGGCATCATTAGAATCGAAATGACCTTAAAACACAAAAATAATCCACGTCTAACCTTTACTGCCCAATCTTCTATTTCTTTACGCGATAATTAA
- a CDS encoding four helix bundle protein, giving the protein MKKYDLEERTANFGEKVIKFCKNLKQDAISKPIISQLIRSSTSIGANYMEANAASSKRDFKNKIFICKKETQETKHWLRMLAQYFSERSSEIKNFGKRHKS; this is encoded by the coding sequence ATGAAGAAATATGATTTAGAAGAGAGAACGGCAAATTTCGGTGAAAAGGTAATTAAATTCTGTAAAAATTTAAAACAAGATGCTATTTCTAAACCGATTATCAGTCAATTAATTCGCTCAAGCACGAGTATCGGTGCCAATTATATGGAAGCTAACGCTGCCAGTTCAAAGAGAGATTTCAAAAATAAAATTTTTATCTGTAAAAAAGAAACTCAAGAAACAAAACACTGGTTACGGATGTTGGCTCAATATTTCTCAGAGAGAAGCAGTGAAATCAAAAACTTTGGCAAGAGGCACAAGAGTTGA